The Macadamia integrifolia cultivar HAES 741 chromosome 3, SCU_Mint_v3, whole genome shotgun sequence genome segment TGATGAaagaaatctctttttttttggtcaattgGAGGGGCAACTCATAGAAATAAGTAGAAATCGGTGTAAGGTCATTGTTTTAGGCATTTTTCGTAATACCAATATGGTTTCTAGAACCTTTTTTTGAATCACCATAAACATATTTGAGTAGATCATTTTTGTTAAAAAGAGatcatttttattaaaaaggcatatcaAATACACGAGACTCCCGCTACTATACGATTTGAAAAGAATCACAATGTAAGCAACCTTACCCGTGCTTCTCTGAAAGGTTATTCTCCAAGAACCAATGGGTCATAATGTTCTCAGATCTTTTTTATTATaccttttttgtcttttttagtgagaaaatgtcaaaaaattcAGTAAACTACATTACTTTTTGTAGCAAATTGTATAAGGTTTTTAAATCACATATCTCTAGAAACTTAAATTCCAAGAGTTCACACATAATCTTGTAAAAAGTCAATCAGGAGAAATTCCAAGAATTTATTGTTGAAAAAAGATTGCAATGGACAAAACAATAATCTAAAATATCCAGAAAACCATGGTACAACCCCATATTCATCCCACTTGTTCATTGAAATTCTCCTTCTGTTTGCCCCACCAGGATTTAGTCaaatttgttttcaaatatcAACCCCAAGCCAATCCAAGTTGTTGTCCTTTTTAAGCTCAATTATTGTTAGAGTAGATGATAGAGGTTCCCAAAGACTAGCTATTGTGTCTTCATCACATATCACTTCCATTAAATTAACAAGATTCATGGCTGAAGGTGGCAATTCACTCAAGACTATGCAACCTCTCATGTCAAGCTTCTTCAAACAATGTAACTCACCCATCCCATCAGGCAGCATTTTTAAGTTGCAACAATCAGATATATGAAGGAACCTCAGTTTCTGGAGTCCATTAATTGAGTCTGGTAACTTAAGTAATCCACTACATCCATGCAACCTTAAAAACTCTAAAtttgctatatctccaattctCTCAGTTAGTGCAGATAAGTTATCACAGTTAGTAATACTAAGTGTCTGTAAATTGATGATACCGCAGATCCACGGTGGTAATTCCACCAGATCATGGCAGTAATCGATGTTGATCTCAACAAGATTAGGTAACATGGAGGAGATCTTGATGGTGAATTTCATCAAAACTTGGCCAAAATCACACATGAATAAAGATAGCTTCTGCAAATTCTTCAATGGCATTGCGAattcatgaagggaaggaatTGAGACTTTCTCTAACTTGATCCTCTTTAGATTAGCAAATTCACTATGTGTTATCAAATTTCTTAGCTTGGCTTTGGTCCTTCCATGGTTTACAATGATTAGAACCTTTAGCTTTCTCATCTTTTCCATGAATAGGGGCAAGGTGTAGTTGCTTGCAGAGAGATTCAGAATCAGCACCTCAACTTCATCAAGTTGCAAGTCATACCAGCTTTCTAGACACATTTCACCTGAAAGATTCAGCCCATTACTTATGATgcagagaaaaaggaaatataaaAACTCAAGAAACAACACAACAGTTTAGCATGTTAGGATGACTGCGAGGAAACCTGTGCAGAGAGAAACAAGAAGGGCATCAAGATGGtggttctctttttttctccagTTCTCGGGAAGGCTTTTTTCTCCAGCCAAATTAATAAGATTTGGTAATCATCGCAGCATGAAGTAGAATTAGTCATAGTTCAGGAAGGACTGGAAGAATCCCAACTTGAAATATTTGCCCTATTTGTTCCCAATGGTAAACATTGATTCCAACTTACATTCCAAACTCATTGTAGCAAACACTCACATGATCAAACAAAATTTTAGATTCATGGGTGTTTTGACTTATAAAATCACCTTgctgttcttcatcttccaaaAGACACGTTGTGGACCAATTAGCCTAGACTTATCAATATGCGTGGAATCGAAAATGAATATTTCTATAAAAAAACACACTCTAGGAATAAAAGTGTTATCAAATGGCTCCCTAACCAGGAGGGTCTTTGTAGGTAAGACATTTTGGTAATTTGTCaattattagatttttttttatctttgtgACTTAGATTCCTCCAGCTTGTCACGCATGAATGAATAGatttctacctaaaaaaaaaaagatgagtgTAACGAAACTTCCTCTTATTAATGTATTGATGTGCAAAAGTCTTATATTTGCcctatatatagatatattttttttcatcatgACGTAATGATTGGTTGGTAATGATTCTTCCTCACCTTGagcaaaccaatccttatgtcattataatttttttctaatgatattTACGTATGTCTCTCCCCTcaaattcatattttattttattttatttttcattccttGACAACTAAACATAGCCTTAATATGAATATGGatgttataattttattttaattaaaaatatattatgaCTTTCTAGGATTAATCGTTGCCTTCAAAAgtctttttttggtaggaaaattgATCTTTATTCATAATCAACACAAACTACTCATGGTTGGAATAAAACACATCTCACAAAGCCTACCCTCCTTACCAAGAGTCATCAATGCTGTTTATCTCTTTTGGAATAAATTGGAAAGAACAGGAtacaaataaattaaataagtccaaaaaaaaaaaaaaaaaaaaaaagtaaaaagtgtTGAGAGGATGGATCTTATCTCCAAAGCGATTTTGAAGATTGCTGTTGAAGAGAAGTGATAACATCCTTATTACTGGACTCAACAATTACAGTAGAGATCCAACGGTTGGGACCTCAAAAGATCTATTTATGGGAGAATCAAAGGATCCCAATCATAATTGCTTTCATTACTATTAGGGAATCACCTCAATATTCAATTTTATCGATCTTTATTTAGTAAGAGAATTGTTTTATTGCAACAGAGGCTTACAATCATAAACAGCTCAAACAGTGAGACTGATAAATACATCCCTCAACCTCAACTTGACTTCTGAAAGTACAAAGAGACCTCAGACTAGAACAGCTGGAGCAGACATCCACAACCCAACCGCTTCTTCCCTCCAAGTCCCACAAATAAACCTTCGTTACCAAGGAACCAATCGATGGGGGATAGGGGTGTTAAAACCTAGCACGAATTGATCAAACtgaattgaatcaaattgaaatcaatatGAGTTTATTAGGATCATGTTTTGGACTGGAAATTTTATTGTTTGAAGTCAAATCAGACCACCAAAACCATTAAGAAATTGAACAAAGCTTAAAATCAAATCGAGACCGATATTATTAActtgaaaccaaatcgaaattcataacaagaaaaacatttttttttctatacttttgaatatatttatgtgataaaccaaaatcaaatcaatataaaatcaaaacagaattGAAACCGATGCATcctcattggatcatgttttgaACTCACTTCTTCTTACGACGAAATCCATTAAACCAAACACCAGCTGATATAAACCGACCAATTTTCAACCCTAGGACTAAGCGGGGGAGATGATCCTCGTGGCAGGGAACCACCATCAATGGGGTGGGGGTCCCGTATGCTAAAGGTGGGCCCTGCACCCCATGGACCGTGGATCCATATGTCCCGGGATAGGCCCAATTCAAAGGATCCACAGTCAATGGGGTCTGATGCCAGTATGCCGGAGGTGGGCCTTGCATCCCATGGAACGTGGATCCATAGGTGGGGACGGTCCCCACCTTGGGTTGGGGTTCATATTTTACGATCTGTGTCTGTCTTTGTTGCAGCTGAGATAACCAAATATCGACCTGCAACTCCTGCGAGCAGAAACTGTGGATAGAATCCTTCAATTTGGTGATCTTTCTGGAGTAATGGATCTTCCTGATCAAGTCCCAAGAGTGGACCTTACAGCACTTCTTGACGAGCTTCTCTCCCTTCTGCAACTTCTTGATCATTTCCTTAAGACCCTTCCCCCAAGGATCTTTCAATAAATTCAATACACTCTCTTGTCCAAATAGAGGAACCACATATTGGAGAgtactttggagatcttcaagatcGTCTCTGAAATTGATGGCCTTATCCTTCATTTTTAATATCGCATGCAACACTTCTGCAGATATGGCGCCCAAGATGATTCCTTCCGCCATGAATCCAAATCCCTAACTCAGAAATTTCAAATCAGTCTGAGGTAAATAAGAGTCTCTTCCATTCgctcctatatatatatatatatatatttccttgtTAAATTCTTTCTAGGGTTTTTCAGTGATTGACTTTTcgttatttaattaatttcttgaAAGAAACTATTTGGGCCCGTTTCGTTAGAGGGGAGTTGGGGGTGGAATGAGAGATTGCGAAGGAAAACAGGGATGCTTGCAATAGATGAAGAaagaaatctcttttttttttttttttttctggtcgATTGGAGGGGCAACTCATAGAAATAAGTAGAAATCGGTGTGAGGTCATTGTTTGGGTATTTTTGGTAATGCCAATATGGTTTTTAGAACCTTNNNNNNNNNNNNNNNNNNNNAgtcataaatcataccaaatgccTCTATTTTTAACTATACCATGGAGAGCCTAATTTAGTCATAACCAAGGTTTTAGAGATttgattttcatataaaaaaaaaaaaggatgtacCTAGTGCATGAGACTCTTGTCTAAAAAGGGTCTTAATGTACGAAGCTTTACCCTCATTTTGTGATTATTTAGAAAagattatacattttttttttgttaaactaTAGGAATAATTATACGATTACCTAATATTGGGTTTCAAATTATAAAATTACACGGTCAATGTTTAATTTAACAAGATTAATTATACAAAGTTTGGTATTaggaaaataatcaaaataatgtcCACATCATACGCATTCCTTCCTATCATTACAAGTTGCCTTCCCAAAATCCATTCAatgttgttcgtgaagaagaagaggtggggggCGATGGAGTTAAACTGTTGAAGAGGATGGTGGTGGGTCCCACCATTTTTTGATATAATGCAACTTTGAATACTCAATTGTGCTCACAATAGATGATGAAAGAAATCTCGTATTTTTTTTGGTCAATTGGAGGGGCAACTCATAGAAATGAGTAGAAATCAGTGTGAGGTCATTGTTTTAAGCATTTTTTGTAATACCAATATGGTTTCTAGAATCCCCATAAACATATTTAAGTAGatcatttttattaaaaatcatataaaatatACGAAACTCCCACTACTGTATGATTTGAAAAGAATCATAATGTAAGCAACCTTACCCGTGCTTCTCCGAAAGGTTATTTTCCAAGAACCAATGGGTCATAATGTTCTCAGATCTTTTTTATTATaccttttttgtcttttttagtgagaaaatgtcaaaaaattcAGTAAACTACATTACTTTTTGTAGCAAATTGAATAAGGTTTTTAAATCACATATCTCTAGAAACTTAAATTCCAAGAATTCACACATAATCTTGTAAAATGTTAATCAGGAAAAATTCCAAGGATTTATTGTAGAAAAAAGATTGCAATGGACAAAACAATAATCTAAAATATCCAGAAAACCATGGTACAACCCCATATTCATCCCTCTTGTTCATTGAAATTCTCCTTCTGTTTGCCCCACCAGGATTTAGTCaaatttgttttcaaatatcAACCCCAAGCCAATCCAAGTTGTTGTCCTTTTTAAGCTCAATTATTGTCAGAGTAGATGATAGAGGTTCCCAAAGACTAGCTATTGTGTCTTCATCACATATCACTTCCATTAAATTAACAAGATTCATGGCTGAAGGTGGCAATTCACTCAAGACTATGCAACCTCTCATGTCAAGCTTCTTCAAACAATGTAACTCACCCATCCCATCAGGCAGCATTTTTAAGTTGCAACAATCAGATATATCAAGGAACCTCAGTTTCTGGAGTCCATTAATTGAGTCTGGTAACTTAAGTAATCCAGTACATCCATGCAACCTTAAAAACTCTAAAtttgctatatctccaattctCTCAGTTAGTGCAGATAAGTTATCACAGTTAGTATTACTAAGTGTCTGTAAATTGATGATACCGCAGATCCACGGAGGTAATTCCACCAGATCATGGCAGTAATCGATGTTGATCTCAACAAGATTAGGTAACATGGAGGAGATCTTGATGGTGAATTTCATCAAAACTTGGCCAAAATCACACATGAATAAAGATAGCTTTTGCAAATTCTTCAATGGCATTGCGAATTCATAAAGGAAGGAATCGACACTTTCTCTAACTTGATCCTCTTTAGATTAGCAAATTCACTATGTGTTATCAAATTTCTTAGCTTGGCTTTGGTCCTTCCATGGTTTACAATGATTAGAACCTTCAGCTTTCTCATCTTTTCCATGAATAGGGGCAAGGTGTAGTTGCTTGCAGAGAGATTCAGAATCAGCACCTCAACTTCATCAAGTTGCAAGTCATACCAGCTTTCTAGACACATTTCACCTGAAAGATTCAGCCCATCACTTATGATgcagagaaaaaggaaatataagAACTCAAGAAACAACACAACAGTATAACATGTTAGGATGAATGTGAGGAAATCTGTGCAGAGAGAAACAAGACGGGCATCAAGATGGtggttctctttttttctccagCTCTCAGGAAGGCCTTTTTCTCTTCTGTCCAATGATAAATCTTTTACTCTGCTGCTTCCGGCTCTCATAGATAGCCAGGTCTCTCAGCAGCTCATGCTGGGTAACAAATAGCTCACTGAAGCTAGAAACAATCTCCCTTGAATTTTTCCTGATGAAAATGAATTTACTGCTTATAGATATATGTTATCCACACTTGTAAACACTGTTGAATCCGTTGTTTGAAGAATATAACAGGGAGACATTTAGGAAACCATCGACGCAATACGATTGTTCATTTTTGCGGTTCAGATAATCTATTGGGAATGAGATTGATTGTCAACACAAACATACTAGTCAGTGGTGCTTTTGAAGGATGATATAAGTTTTAATTGCATCCTCGCAGAAGTTCACCGTGTCAATCTAAGCAATCAATAGAACATAAGGTTGGATCAGACCTCAGCTTAACGAGGATCATGCTAAAATAAATGTTTTCATTCTTGTTCTGTCAATTGCTTTGTCTACCTTAATAAAACTTGCAATGGAGAACATGATTAGAATATCAACAGAAAATTTGAAACAACAACCATCATGGTAATTAACTTAGCCATAGAGAAATATCAGTTTCAATTAGCAACAAATACATGCAATGGAATTTAAGGACTGATTAGAAATATAAAAGAAACATATATACCTGCTTCCAACCAAATTAATAAGATTTCGAGAGGCAAGTTCAAGAAGAATGACAAAGGCATCGCTTTCATATTCTAGTTCATGGAGCTCACACCAAATATCGATCAGAGCAGAGGCAGGGATCCTTTTATCTTCAGGGAAGGAACCCAAGTCCATAAAACACTCTTGGGCTATTTTATCCAAGGAATCCAAACTTGTTGCAAGACGTTCCCGCAATTTCTTATCAAAATCAAGAATGCAAGAACCTTTCGACAGTTTGTTGGCCATGTTTTCCCACATCACTGAGTGCTGCTGCTGGTACAGCGATTTGGCAATCACCATTATAGCAAGTGGGAAACCATCGCAGCATCTTACTATCCGCAGTTTAACACCAGCAAGTAGAATTAGTCATAGTTCAGGAAGGACTGGAAGAATGTAGCATACGAATTCAGCTAAAAATGTTAATATGCTAACTTTTTCACTAAATCTGGATGTGGCAATAATATTCAGACGATAGGATAAAATTGAACTAGATCTCTTTTGTACCGTGTTTTGAATTATCTAGCAGAATCCCAACTTGAAGCATTTTCCCTATTTGTTCCCAATGGTAAACAGATTCCAACTCACATTCCAAACTCATTGTAGCAAAGACTCACATGATCAAACAAATTTTAGATTCATGGGTGTTTGACTTATAAGATCACCTTGCTGTCCTTCATCTTCCAAAAGACAAGCTGTGGACCAATTAGCCTTGACTAATAAATATGCATGTAATCAGACTTTAATAAGTTTTGAAggaattcttcttttttttttttatggttgagAGACTAGTATtcatcttcaccaaaaaaaaaaaaaaaaagagagtagtTTTCATCCTAAAGTTTTGACCATCAAAGCATATAACTGTTCTTGGTGAATTGTTTCAATCTCTTAGGTTGTTTTCTGTATGACATATTAAAAGCCAAGTGTAGATTTTGAATTCGGTCTTTCGAGGTTTTATACAGTTATAATTTTATTTAGTATGTGCATATGGAGATATTAATCTAAAGAAGGATACATATTATGCAAGTGAGTGGTTGGAAGATAGATAAAGCACCTCATTTAGAATATCCTCATCTGCCCCTCATAGCCCTCATTTCCTTCTTGAGAGCGCTGTATGACGAAAGAAAGTCATGGAATCTTGATCACTAAGTGTTTTCAAAAGATATTTAGAATGATATCtagaattatatattttgaatgcTTCTCTTGATGTAACCAGCAACTTATATCATTCTGTTCTATGGAAAAACTTCTCAATAATCGATTCGTCCCAAACATCATCTAGAACCAACAATAGTGGCTCTGATTTTCTCTGCTTCAGAAGGTGATGAAATTGCTTGATTGCATCTTCTTCACTTAGGTTGGACCCAACTACCCCACCACCAATCACGTCAATTAGTCTCTGTGGGATCCTTAAGGTGGGTGTCATTGAAACAGTTACAAAGAATATTTTGTCCTTGAACCTGCCTGTACCAAACAGAGTATAATAAAGTTCAAACTTTTAGACAGATCTGTTTATAAAACAAATAGAGAAGGGGGTGTTGAGTCCcatgtcactctctctctctctctctctctctctctctaaagtgtGCAGCATATAATGAAGAAGGCGACAGAGGAAATCAAtgaaaagaagggggaaaaaagccTTTTTGGAGTTAATGTCTTACCTCTAATTTGTTGGTCTCGGCAAAGCATGGCAGCTAAGGTCGACTTCCCACATCCCCCAGGAGCATATAGTCCAAGCACTGTTAAATTTTCCTTGAACAACTCAATCTTCAATTCTTCGAGAGGTTTATTGAATCCAACAACACGATCTGGGATTTCAGGAACAGCAAACAAACCCTCATTACGAAGGGGAACTGCACCCTTACCCTCACCATCGATCCGTATCTGTCGCAGTTGCATGGtaagctcttccatcttctttagAATCAGTTTATTGTCTCGCCAGTTTTCGACCTGCAACTCCAGCCCACAGAACCTACGAATAGCTTCATCTAAATGGAAGATCTTACTGGAGTAATGGATCCTCATGATGATGTTCCAAGACTGGACCTTTTCGCACTTCTGGAGgagattttctccttttttcaaCTTCTCGATCATGTTATTAAAAGCCTTCGACTTACTATCGTTCAACTGAAATGTAGTTCCCTTCCTTCTTGAAACAGAGAAACCACATGTTCCAGAGTACTTTGGAGCCGTTCAAGATCTTCCCTGAAATTGAGTCTCTTATCCTTCACCTATAATATCGCACGCAACACCTCTTATGCTAAAGCACCCAAGATGATTACGTCCGCCATtgttgtttcctctctttcgTACGATTCGGAATTTCAATTCAGTCCGAGCTCCTTCGAGTTGGCAACGGAGGGAGAGGTGCAGAGATATATAGTATTTGCTATAAGCAACCACTCGGGGAAATGGTTCTGCACGTAGGTGAGCACCAATGGGAATGCACAAGGAAGCATTTTTTATAGACCGCAGCGGCCGGTCATTTCGCCTGGCACAGAGCCACATTCCCCCACAGAGAACTCTGTTATGCTGTTCACACTTCATTGACTTGACTGCTTCCGTTCTAGTCCCATGATCCATGCCAGGTTTGGATTGATGAGTTTTTCTGGATGAAGAGATCCCTGATTGGATGTCTAATGGTAATGTCAGAATTGGAAATTGCCCAGAAAGTTGAGAAAGACTATCATGAGTTCTGCTCCAACACCCTGCAACCCAGTGAACAACCTCAGGCTGATACTGATAATCAAGAGCTTGCCCTCCTCCTTAGCAATATCTGAAGTTGGAGGTGGCCGGCATTATTCATGATATCATGTGTCATACTTCTTTTACTTCAGTCATGTTCTTTTAGGCATATTCTTAGGGAGATTAACAACGTAGTTGACTCCTTAACCAGGTAGATTTGTGTCCTTGCGGGTAGGACAGTTTGATAAGTTTCCAATtgttggatttttaatctttgtAATTCAGATTCCTCGAAGTGTGGATCAGTTTCTCATATCAAAGCCATTCTTATATGAGTTGATCCTCCAGATGGAATATAGTAATCAGTTGGTTGTTTGGTGGATTTCATTTGTGTGGATCAGTCAGTACGAGAATAGTTCTCATACGAAAACTTGATCCGCTCTAAATTCCTTGTGCTTGTCACGCATGAATGAATAGATTTCTTAcataagaattaaaaaaagaaaaaaaagaaaaaaaaaagaagggacaTGAATCGTGACGAACTTCATCTTATTAATGCCTTGACATGTAAAAGTGTTATACTTGCACTATTCGTTATATTTGCACCATTCGTCATTCTTCATCGTCCCAGTAAATCAATCATTAtgttattatgattttttttttcta includes the following:
- the LOC122073737 gene encoding probable disease resistance protein At5g66890 — translated: MCLESWYDLQLDEVEVLILNLSASNYTLPLFMEKMRKLKVLIIVNHGRTKAKLRNLITHSEFANLKRIKLEKVSIPSLHEFAMPLKNLQKLSLFMCDFGQVLMKFTIKISSMLPNLVEINIDYCHDLVELPPWICGIINLQTLSITNCDNLSALTERIGDIANLEFLRLHGCSGLLKLPDSINGLQKLRFLHISDCCNLKMLPDGMGELHCLKKLDMRGCIVLSELPPSAMNLVNLMEVICDEDTIASLWEPLSSTLTIIELKKDNNLDWLGVDI
- the LOC122073738 gene encoding LOW QUALITY PROTEIN: probable disease resistance protein At4g33300 (The sequence of the model RefSeq protein was modified relative to this genomic sequence to represent the inferred CDS: inserted 1 base in 1 codon) is translated as MVIAKSLYQQQHSVMWENMANKLSKGSCILDFDKKLRERLATSLDSLDKIAQECFMDLGSFPEDKRIPASALIDIWCELHELEYESDAFVILLELASRNLINLVGSRKNSREIVSSFSELFVTQHELLRDLAIYESRKQQSEMCLESWYDLQLDEVEVLILNLSASNYTLPLFMEKMRKLKVLIIVNHGRTKAKLRNLITHSEFANLKRIKLEKVSIPSFMNXAMPLKNLQKLSLFMCDFGQVLMKFTIKISSMLPNLVEINIDYCHDLVELPPWICGIINLQTLSNTNCDNLSALTERIGDIANLEFLRLHGCTGLLKLPDSINGLQKLRFLDISDCCNLKMLPDGMGELHCLKKLDMRGCIVLSELPPSAMNLVNLMEVICDEDTIASLWEPLSSTLTIIELKKDNNLDWLGVDI